The proteins below come from a single Corylus avellana chromosome ca3, CavTom2PMs-1.0 genomic window:
- the LOC132173924 gene encoding uncharacterized protein LOC132173924 isoform X1, which yields MEQKSVWLSALSVGVGVGLGLGLASGQTVSNWTGAGSVSSGVTLERMEQEILRLIVDGRESKVTFDQFPYYLSEQTRVLLTSAAYVHLKHADVSKYIRNLSPASRAILLSGPAELYQQMLAKALAHFFEAKLLLLDVTDFSLKIQSKYGSANKESSFKRSTSESTLERLSGIFGSFSILPPREEPKGTLRRQSSGADIRSSCRPTEGSSYPPKLRRNASASANISNLTLQSTPTNPAPLKRTSSWSFDEKLLIQSLYKVLVFVSKTTPIVLYLRDIDNFLFRSRRTCNLFQKMLEKLSGSVLILGSRIVNHDNDLGDVDERVTALFPYNIEIRPPEDESHLVSWKSQLEEDMKMIQVQDNRIHIMEVLTSNDLDCEDLDTICMTDTMVLSNYIEEIVVSAISYHLMNNKDPDYRNGKLVISSDSLSHGLSIFHEGKSSGKDTLKLEAQAETSKNAVGEAAVGMKPETKAESTGPEHKSEVASASVPKTDGNNSVPSTKAPEPDNEFEKRIRPEVIPANEIDVTFADIGALDDIKESLQELVMLPLRRPELFTGGLLKPCRGILLFGPPGTGKTMMAKAIAKEAGASFINVSMSTITSKWFGEDEKNVRALFTLAAKVSPTIIFVDEVDSMLGQRTRVGEHEAMRKIKNEFMTHWDGLLTKPGERILVLAATNRPFDLDEAIIRRFERRILVGLPSVENREMILRTLLAKEKVEEGLDFKELASMTDGYTGSDLKNLCTTAAYRPVRELIQQERLKDLEKKQRAAEGKEVQSKDSGGASDTKERQEERVITLRPLNMEDLRLAKNQVAASFASEGSIMGELNQWNDLYGEGGSRKKQQLSYFL from the exons ATGGAGCAGAAAAGCGTATGGTTATCGGCGTTGAGTGTAGGGGTGGGAGTGGGATTGGGGCTCGGGTTGGCTTCCGGTCAGACCGTGAGCAACTGGACCGGAGCCGGTTCGGTTTCTAGCGGCGTTACTCTGGAGAGAATGGAGCAGGAGATTCTCCGGCTGATAGTTGACGGCAGAGAAAGCAAGGTCACCTTCGACCAGTTTCCGTACTACCTCAG TGAGCAGACACGGGTCTTGCTAACAAGTGCTGCCTACGTCCATTTGAAGCATGCTGATGTTTCTAAGTACATACGAAATCTTTCTCCTGCAAGTCGGGCTATTTTGCTCTCAGGGCCTGCAG agctTTACCAACAAATGCTTGCCAAGGCTTTAGCCCATTTCTTTGAAGCAAAGTTACTACTGTTAGATGTAACTGACTTTTCCTTGAAG ATTCAGAGCAAATATGGTAGTGCCAACAAAGAATCT TCTTTTAAAAGGTCTACTTCAGAGTCAACACTGGAGCGATTGTCTGGCATATTTGGATCATTTTCAATCCTTCCACCAAGGGAGGAACCTAAAG GTACATTACGGAGGCAAAGCAGTGGGGCGGATATCAGATCAAG TTGCAGGCCAACAGAAGGTTCTTCTTATCCTCCTAAACTTCGTAGGAATGCCTCTGCTTCAGCTAATATCAGCAACCTCACTTTGCAAAGCACTCCTACAAATCCAG CTCCTCTCAAGCGCACAAGCAGCTGGTCCTTTGATGAGAAGCTTCTTATACAGTCTCTCTACAAG gttttggtttttgtgtCAAAAACCACTCCCATTGTGCTATATCTTAGGGATATTGATAACTTCTTGTTTAGATCACGAAGGACATGTAACTTGTTCCAGAAAATGTTGGAGAAACTGTCTGGATCAGTGCTGATCCTTGGTTCACGAATTGTGAATCATGACAATGACTTAGGAGATGTGGATGAGAGGGTTACTGCTCTCTTCCCTTACAATATTGAGATCAGACCCCCGGAAGATGAATCCCATCTTGTCAGCTGGAAATCTCAATTGGAGGAGGATATGAAGATGATCCAGGTTCAGGATAACAGAATCCACATCATGGAAGTACTTACATCAAATGATCTTGATTGTGAAGATCTGGATACAATCTGTATGACAGACACTATGGTTCTTAGTAACTATATAGAAGAGATTGTGGTATCAGCAATTTCTTATCATTTAATGAATAACAAAGATCCTGATTACAGGAATGGAAAACTTGTTATATCATCTGATAG TTTGTCCCATGGATTGAGTATCTTCCACGAAGGGAAATCCAGTGGCAAAGATACGTTAAAGTTGGAAGCACAAGCTGAAACATCTAAG AATGCAGTAGGGGAAGCGGCTGTAGGCATGAAGCCGGAAACAAAGGCTGAAAGCACAGGTCCTGAACACAAAAGTGAAGTTGCATCAGCTTCAGTGCCAAAGACGGATGGCAATAATTCAGTTCCATCAACAAAAGCTCCA GAACCTGACAATGAATTTGAGAAACGCATTAGGCCAGAGGTTATACCAGCAAATGAGATTGATGTAACCTTTGCTGATATTGGTGCCTTAGACGATATCAAAGAGTCCCTTCAGGAACTAGTAATGCTCCCTCTTCGAAGACCAGAACTCTTCACCGGAGGCCTTTTAAAACCTTGCAGGGGAATATTGCTATTTGGGCCCCCTGGCACCGGGAAGACAATGATGGCTAAGGCCATTGCCAAGGAGGCCGGAGCAAGCTTCATAAACGTATCCATGTCTACTATCACTTCTAAATGGTTTGGTGAAGATGAGAAGAACGTTCGAGCTTTATTCACACTGGCAGCCAAGGTCTCTCCGACTATTATATTTGTGGATGAGGTTGATAGCATGCTTGGGCAGCGGACCAGAGTTGGAGAGCATGAAGCCATGCGGAAGATAAAGAATGAGTTCATGACTCACTGGGATGGGCTCTTGACAAAACCGGGTGAGCGCATTCTTGTTCTTGCTGCAACAAACAGGCCATTTGACCTTGATGAAGCAATTATTAGGCGCTTTGAACGGAG AATTTTGGTGGGATTGCCATCCGTGGAGAATAGGGAAATGATATTGAGAACTCTCTTGGCAAAGGAAAAGGTGGAAGAAGGACTAGACTTTAAGGAGCTAGCATCTATGACAGACGGATATACAGGAAGTGATCTGAAG AACTTGTGTACGACAGCTGCTTATCGGCCAGTTAGAGAGCTAATACAGCAAGAGAGACTGAAGGATTTG GAGAAAAAGCAGAGAGCTGCAGAAGGGAAAGAAGTCCAATCTAAAGATTCAGGAGGTGCTTCAGACACAAAAGAACGTCAGGAGGAAAGAGTAATTACCCTTAGGCCATTGAATATGGAAGACTTGAGGCTAGCAAAAAAtcag GTTGCTGCAAGCTTTGCTTCTGAAGGATCTATAATGGGTGAGTTGAATCAATGGAACGATTTGTATGGGGAAGGGGGTTCGAGGAAGAAGCAGCAGTTATCGTATTTCTTATGA
- the LOC132173924 gene encoding uncharacterized protein LOC132173924 isoform X2 has translation MEQKSVWLSALSVGVGVGLGLGLASGQTVSNWTGAGSVSSGVTLERMEQEILRLIVDGRESKVTFDQFPYYLSEQTRVLLTSAAYVHLKHADVSKYIRNLSPASRAILLSGPAELYQQMLAKALAHFFEAKLLLLDVTDFSLKIQSKYGSANKESSFKRSTSESTLERLSGIFGSFSILPPREEPKGTLRRQSSGADIRSRPTEGSSYPPKLRRNASASANISNLTLQSTPTNPAPLKRTSSWSFDEKLLIQSLYKVLVFVSKTTPIVLYLRDIDNFLFRSRRTCNLFQKMLEKLSGSVLILGSRIVNHDNDLGDVDERVTALFPYNIEIRPPEDESHLVSWKSQLEEDMKMIQVQDNRIHIMEVLTSNDLDCEDLDTICMTDTMVLSNYIEEIVVSAISYHLMNNKDPDYRNGKLVISSDSLSHGLSIFHEGKSSGKDTLKLEAQAETSKNAVGEAAVGMKPETKAESTGPEHKSEVASASVPKTDGNNSVPSTKAPEPDNEFEKRIRPEVIPANEIDVTFADIGALDDIKESLQELVMLPLRRPELFTGGLLKPCRGILLFGPPGTGKTMMAKAIAKEAGASFINVSMSTITSKWFGEDEKNVRALFTLAAKVSPTIIFVDEVDSMLGQRTRVGEHEAMRKIKNEFMTHWDGLLTKPGERILVLAATNRPFDLDEAIIRRFERRILVGLPSVENREMILRTLLAKEKVEEGLDFKELASMTDGYTGSDLKNLCTTAAYRPVRELIQQERLKDLEKKQRAAEGKEVQSKDSGGASDTKERQEERVITLRPLNMEDLRLAKNQVAASFASEGSIMGELNQWNDLYGEGGSRKKQQLSYFL, from the exons ATGGAGCAGAAAAGCGTATGGTTATCGGCGTTGAGTGTAGGGGTGGGAGTGGGATTGGGGCTCGGGTTGGCTTCCGGTCAGACCGTGAGCAACTGGACCGGAGCCGGTTCGGTTTCTAGCGGCGTTACTCTGGAGAGAATGGAGCAGGAGATTCTCCGGCTGATAGTTGACGGCAGAGAAAGCAAGGTCACCTTCGACCAGTTTCCGTACTACCTCAG TGAGCAGACACGGGTCTTGCTAACAAGTGCTGCCTACGTCCATTTGAAGCATGCTGATGTTTCTAAGTACATACGAAATCTTTCTCCTGCAAGTCGGGCTATTTTGCTCTCAGGGCCTGCAG agctTTACCAACAAATGCTTGCCAAGGCTTTAGCCCATTTCTTTGAAGCAAAGTTACTACTGTTAGATGTAACTGACTTTTCCTTGAAG ATTCAGAGCAAATATGGTAGTGCCAACAAAGAATCT TCTTTTAAAAGGTCTACTTCAGAGTCAACACTGGAGCGATTGTCTGGCATATTTGGATCATTTTCAATCCTTCCACCAAGGGAGGAACCTAAAG GTACATTACGGAGGCAAAGCAGTGGGGCGGATATCAGATCAAG GCCAACAGAAGGTTCTTCTTATCCTCCTAAACTTCGTAGGAATGCCTCTGCTTCAGCTAATATCAGCAACCTCACTTTGCAAAGCACTCCTACAAATCCAG CTCCTCTCAAGCGCACAAGCAGCTGGTCCTTTGATGAGAAGCTTCTTATACAGTCTCTCTACAAG gttttggtttttgtgtCAAAAACCACTCCCATTGTGCTATATCTTAGGGATATTGATAACTTCTTGTTTAGATCACGAAGGACATGTAACTTGTTCCAGAAAATGTTGGAGAAACTGTCTGGATCAGTGCTGATCCTTGGTTCACGAATTGTGAATCATGACAATGACTTAGGAGATGTGGATGAGAGGGTTACTGCTCTCTTCCCTTACAATATTGAGATCAGACCCCCGGAAGATGAATCCCATCTTGTCAGCTGGAAATCTCAATTGGAGGAGGATATGAAGATGATCCAGGTTCAGGATAACAGAATCCACATCATGGAAGTACTTACATCAAATGATCTTGATTGTGAAGATCTGGATACAATCTGTATGACAGACACTATGGTTCTTAGTAACTATATAGAAGAGATTGTGGTATCAGCAATTTCTTATCATTTAATGAATAACAAAGATCCTGATTACAGGAATGGAAAACTTGTTATATCATCTGATAG TTTGTCCCATGGATTGAGTATCTTCCACGAAGGGAAATCCAGTGGCAAAGATACGTTAAAGTTGGAAGCACAAGCTGAAACATCTAAG AATGCAGTAGGGGAAGCGGCTGTAGGCATGAAGCCGGAAACAAAGGCTGAAAGCACAGGTCCTGAACACAAAAGTGAAGTTGCATCAGCTTCAGTGCCAAAGACGGATGGCAATAATTCAGTTCCATCAACAAAAGCTCCA GAACCTGACAATGAATTTGAGAAACGCATTAGGCCAGAGGTTATACCAGCAAATGAGATTGATGTAACCTTTGCTGATATTGGTGCCTTAGACGATATCAAAGAGTCCCTTCAGGAACTAGTAATGCTCCCTCTTCGAAGACCAGAACTCTTCACCGGAGGCCTTTTAAAACCTTGCAGGGGAATATTGCTATTTGGGCCCCCTGGCACCGGGAAGACAATGATGGCTAAGGCCATTGCCAAGGAGGCCGGAGCAAGCTTCATAAACGTATCCATGTCTACTATCACTTCTAAATGGTTTGGTGAAGATGAGAAGAACGTTCGAGCTTTATTCACACTGGCAGCCAAGGTCTCTCCGACTATTATATTTGTGGATGAGGTTGATAGCATGCTTGGGCAGCGGACCAGAGTTGGAGAGCATGAAGCCATGCGGAAGATAAAGAATGAGTTCATGACTCACTGGGATGGGCTCTTGACAAAACCGGGTGAGCGCATTCTTGTTCTTGCTGCAACAAACAGGCCATTTGACCTTGATGAAGCAATTATTAGGCGCTTTGAACGGAG AATTTTGGTGGGATTGCCATCCGTGGAGAATAGGGAAATGATATTGAGAACTCTCTTGGCAAAGGAAAAGGTGGAAGAAGGACTAGACTTTAAGGAGCTAGCATCTATGACAGACGGATATACAGGAAGTGATCTGAAG AACTTGTGTACGACAGCTGCTTATCGGCCAGTTAGAGAGCTAATACAGCAAGAGAGACTGAAGGATTTG GAGAAAAAGCAGAGAGCTGCAGAAGGGAAAGAAGTCCAATCTAAAGATTCAGGAGGTGCTTCAGACACAAAAGAACGTCAGGAGGAAAGAGTAATTACCCTTAGGCCATTGAATATGGAAGACTTGAGGCTAGCAAAAAAtcag GTTGCTGCAAGCTTTGCTTCTGAAGGATCTATAATGGGTGAGTTGAATCAATGGAACGATTTGTATGGGGAAGGGGGTTCGAGGAAGAAGCAGCAGTTATCGTATTTCTTATGA
- the LOC132175408 gene encoding reticulon-like protein B2, with the protein MAEEQHLHEEPKAESLMEKISEKIHGHGDASSSSSSDSEDEKKKSHSSPSPTQPKAYKLFGREKPVHNVLGGGKPADVFLWRNKKISAGVLGGATALWILFELLEYHLLTLVCHILILVLAVLFLWSNASTFINKSPPRIPEFHIPEDPVLQIAAAVRIEINRAFGVLRDIASGRDLKKFLSVIAGLWILSVVGHWCNFLTLFYIAFVLLHTVPVLYEKYEGHVDAFAEKAHGEIKKQYVVFDSKVLSKIPRGPLKDRKKD; encoded by the exons ATGGCGGAGGAGCAGCATCTGCACGAGGAGCCAAAGGCTGAGTCGTTGATGGAGAAGATATCGGAGAAGATCCACGGCCACGGCGATGCGTCGTCGTCGTCTTCGTCGGATTCGGAGgacgagaagaagaagagccaCTCTTCTCCGTCGCCGACGCAGCCCAAGGCTTACAAGCTCTTTGGGAGAGAAAAGCCAGTGCACAATGTTCTCGGTGGTGGCAAAC CCGCTGATGTTTTCTTGTGGAGGAACAAGAAGATATCAGCAGGAGTGCTTGGTGGTGCAACTGCTTTATGGATTCTGTTTGAATTACTTGAATACCACTTGCTGACTCTAGTTTGCCACATCTTGATTCTGGTTCTTGCGGTTCTGTTCTTGTGGTCCAATGCATCCACCTTCATCAATAA GAGTCCACCACGTATTCCGGAATTCCATATCCCGGAGGACCCAGTTCTACAGATTGCTGCTGCAGTGAGGATAGAGATCAATCGTGCTTTTGGAGTTTTGCGTGATATTGCATCGGGAAGAGACTTGAAGAAGTTCCTATCT GTGATTGCTGGCTTGTGGATTTTGTCTGTTGTGGGGCACTGGTGCAACTTCTTGACCTTGTTCTACATAG CATTTGTTTTGCTACACACGGTGCCCGTGCTCTATGAGAAGTATGAGGGCCATGTGGACGCATTTGCTGAGAAGGCACATGGTGAGATCAAGAAGCAGTACGTAGTTTTTGATTCAAAGGTTCTGAGCAAGATTCCTAGGGGCCCATTGAAGGATAGGAAGAAGGATTAG